One genomic region from Euleptes europaea isolate rEulEur1 chromosome 6, rEulEur1.hap1, whole genome shotgun sequence encodes:
- the SNAP23 gene encoding synaptosomal-associated protein 23, with translation MAELSPEEIQLRANQVTDESLESTRRILGLAIESQDAGIKTITMLDEQGEQLTRIEEGMDQINKDMREAEKNLTELNKCCGLCVCPWNRTRNFESNKSYKTTWGDGVENSDHVVSKQPVRGVNNQQHSSGGPSGGYITRVTNDAREDEMEENLSQVGNILGNLKNMAVDMGNEIDTQNKQIDRINEKVGTNELCLHCLPWCTYSLSGQFNKSNRLVIL, from the exons ATGGCTGAGTTGTCACCTGAAGAAATTCAACTGAGGGCCAATCAGGTTACAGATGAA tcttTGGAAAGCACAAGGAGGATTCTTGGCCTGGCTATTGAG TCCCAAGATGCAGGAATCAAAACCATTACCATGCTGGATGAACAAGGGG AGCAACTAACCCGTATAGAAGAAGGCATGGACCAGATAAATAAAGACATGAGAGAAGCTGAGAAGAACTTGACAGAGCTCAACAAGTGTTGTGGCCTTTGTGTCTGTCCTTGGAATAG AACAAGGAACTTTGAGTCTAATAAGTCTTATAAGACAACTTGGGGCGATGGTGTTGAAAATTCAGATCATGTGGTATCTAAACAACCTGTACGTGGAGTAAATAATCAGCAGCACTCGTCGGGGGGACCATCTGGAGGTTACATTACACG GGTAACAAATGATGCCAGAGAGGATGAGATGGAAGAAAACCTAAGTCAAGTTGGAAATATCTTGGGGAATCTGAAAAATATGGCTGTGGATATGGGCAATGAGATTGATACACAAAACAAACAGATAGACCGGATAAATGAGAAGGTAGGAACCAACGAACTTTGTCTTCACTGCCTACCTTGGTGTACATATTCCTTAAGTGGCCAGTTTAACAAGTCCAATAGACTGGTCATTTTATAG